The Agrococcus carbonis sequence AACTCGGCGTCGAACGCCGCGCCCACGCGGGCGGCCGCATCCGCGTCGTTGATCGTGAGCGGCGCGATGTCGCCGGTCTCGATGAGCGCGGGCGGCGCGCCCGCCACCTGGCACTCGCCCTGCACGATGCGCTCGATCGCGGCGATCATGCGCTGCCGCACGGCCGGCTCGAAGGTGCGGATGTTGATCTCGAAGCGCGCCTGGTCGGGGATGATGTTCTGCTTGTTGCCGGCGTGGAACGTGCCGATCGTGAGCACCGCACGCTCGGCCGGTGCGACCTCGCGCGAGACGATCGTCTGCAGCCGCAGCACCATGCTCGCCGCGAGCACGATCGGGTCGATGGTCTTCTCGGGCTGCGAGCCGTGGCCGCCTCGGCCGCGCACCGTCACGATGAAGTGGTCGCTCGCGGCCATGATCGGCCCGGCCGCGGTCTGCACCTCGCCGGCGGCGCCGGGCATGACGTGCTGGCCGAGGGCGACGTCGATGCCGCCCGGCAGCAGCTCGCGCAGCGCGTCCTGCATGCCCGCGGCGCCCTGCATGACCTCCTCTGCGGGCTGGAAGACGGCGACGATCGTGCCCGACCAGTCGTCCTGGTCGACGAGCACGTGGAGCGCGCCCTGCAGGCCCGCCATGTGCGTGTCGTGGCCGCACGCGTGCATGACGCCGACGGTCTGGCCGTCGAGCTGGTCGGTGACGGTCGAGCGGTAGGGCACCTGCTCGGCCTCGGTGACCGGCAGCGCATCCATGTCGGCGCGCACGAGCACGGTCGGACCCTCGCCGCGGCGCAGGATGCCGACGACGCCGGTCGCCTCGCCCACCTGCTCGTGCACCTCGAACCCGAGCCCGCGCAGCAGCTCGGCCATGCGGGCGGCGCTGCGATGCTCCCGGTTGGAGAGCTCGGGGCTCGCGTGGAGCTCGCGGTAGAGGTCTTCGATGAACGGCCGGTGGCTCTCGAGCGTCATGCGCTCCAGGCTACGCTCCTCGGCCGGACGCCCGGTCGGCGAGCGACGGTAGGATCGAGGGGAACTGTGAGGAGACCCGTGACCGCCACGCCGACCGCCTCGCAGGGGCTGCAGCTCTGGCACCTCCCTGCGCTGCGAGCCGTCCCCGCCCTCCTCGTCGGCCTGCCGCTGCCGTTCATCCAGCTGCACTCGCCGCTCGTGGGGCTCATCGCGCTCGCGCTGCTGCTCGGCGGCACCGCGCTCGCCCTCTTCGCCGGCCGCCGCGCCGTGCCCGAGGGAGCCGGCGCGTGGCCCGTGCCGGTCGCGGCCTGGACGGCCGTCATGGCCGTCGTCGCCGCCGTGCTCGGCGCCGTCTCGGCCACCGAGCTCGCGCTCGGCCTCGCGGTCGCGGCGTGGGCCATCCCGGCGGGCGCGCTCGAGCTGCGGGCGTGGTGGCGGATGCGTGCCGTCACGGAGCCGCGCATCCTGCGGCTCGCGCGCGACTGGCGCGCCGTCGGCGTCCTCACGATCCTCCTGGGCCTCGTGTTCGCGCTGCTGCGCGACGCCGTGACCCTCACCGGCCTCGTCGGCGCGTACGCCGTCATCGTCGGCGTCTACCACGCGCTCGCGGCCCTCTCCGCGCGCCCGGCGCGCACCACCACGAGCGAGCGGAGCGATGCATGAGCGATCAGCGCCCCACCCCCGACCAGCCCTCGCGCCGGCAGCGGCTGAAGCCCTTCGAGTACCTCGCCTTCGCCGGCGGCGTGGGCGTCTTCATCGGTCTCGTCATCCTGCTGGCCGTGCGCGACGTCGTGCTCGCGCTCGTCTTCGGCGGCATCGGCTTCATCGCCACGCTGCTGCTCACCGCCACGATGATGCTCGCGATCAAGCCCAAGGGCCGGTCGTCGGCCGACCTCGACAAGCGCGAGGGCTTCGAGCCGTGAGCCGGGCGCCGCGCGTCGCGGCGCTGCTGCTGACGTCGGCGGTCGCGGTGAGCGGCTGCGCCGTCGTCGGGCCCGCGGGGCAGGGATCGGCCGAGCCCGCGCCCGCTTCGTCGCCCACCGCGTCCGGCGCCGCGCCCGACGGCCCGCACCTCGTGGCCGAGGGCCTCGTGTTCGATGCCGCCGCGCACGACGTCGATCCCGACGGCGACTGCGAGGGCGTCTCGGGGCGCGAGAGATGGGAGTCGTTCGACCGCGCCGCGTGGCCGGCGCTCGACGTGCCCGCGGGCTCGGCGACCCTCACGTGCGGCAACGCCTCCGGCGCCGGCTGGCGCCACATCGCCGACGGGCACACCGGTGACTTCGGCGAGCTCGCCGACCCGATCGGCGCCTCGTGGGAGGACGTCGCGGTGTTCGCGATCGACCGCGCGCTCGAGCAGCCGACCCGGGTGGAGCCCTACCGCGACGACATCGTCAACTACGACGTGCTCGTCGAGCTCGTCGGCGCCGACGAGCCGCGCTCGTGGATGGTGACCGTGGGCGTCGGGCTCGGCACCGGCCAGGTCATCACCGCGTTCCCGGACGAGCAGTGACAGCGGGGGCGCCCGCGCGTATCCTGCTCGGGTGATCCGGCCGCGGACGGCCGGCGCGAACCGGGAGGCCCCGATGCCGCTGTTCATGATCTCGTTCCCGAGCGGGGAGATGCAGCTCGACGAAGGCGGCCTGCAGGCGGCTGCCGACGACGCGCACGCCGTCGTGCGCGAGGCGAAGGCCGCCGGCGTGTGGGTGTTCGGCGGCGGCATCGACGAATCGGTGCGGCCCACGCTCGTCTCGGCGGACGGCCGGGAGGAGGAGGGCACCTACCCGCAGACGGCCAGGCTCGAGGGCGGCTACACGATCATCGACGTGCCCAGCCGGGCGGATGCGGTGCATTGGGCCGCGAAGACCGCGGCGGCCTGCCGCTGCCGGCAGGAGCTGCGGCAGTTCCAGGACGACCCGGAGTCGCTGCCGTAGCTCAGCCCGCGAGCCCGGCCTCGCGCGCCACGATCGACGCCTGCAGTCGGCTCGTGCACCCGAGCTTGCCGAGCACGCGCGAGACGTGGGTCTTCGCCGTCGCGGCGCTGATGCCGAGCCGCTCGGCGAGCTCGGCGTTCGACAGCCCGGCGCCGAGCCCGGCGAGCACGTCGCGCTCGCGCGCGGTCAGCTCGGCCACCCCGGCGGGCGGCGCCGCTGCCGCAGGCTCGGGCGTCGCGGCGAACGCGTCGAGCACGCGCCGCGTCACCTCGGGGGCCATCACGCCCTCGCCGCGCGCGACCCGGCGCACCGCGTCGACGAGCGTCGCCGCATCCGCCGACTTCAGGAGGAAGCCGGCAGCCCCCGCGCGCAGCGCGCCGAAGACGTACTCGTCGAGGTCGAAGGTCGTGAGCACGAGCACGTGGGCCGATCCCTCCTCGAGGATCGCGCGGGTCGCCGCGATGCCGTCGGTGCCGGGCATCCGCACGTCCATGAGCACGACGTCGGGACGCAGCGTCCGGGCGTTGCGCACCGCGGCACGGCCGTCGCCGGCCTCGCCGACGACGTCGACGCCCGCCGCCTCGAGCAGCAGCCGCAGTCCGCCGCGGATCGCCGCGTGGTCGTCGGCGATCAGCACGCGCGGCGCGTCGGTCACGCGTGTAGGGGCAGCGTCGCTCGGACCGTCCATCGGGCACCTCCTCCGGCGTCGGGGCCCGCCGTGAGGTCGCCGCCGAGGGCGGCGGCGCGCTCGCGCATCATCCGCACGCCGAGACCCGCGGAGGGCGGCGGGGCGAACGCTCCCGCAGCATCCATCGCCGAGTCGATGCGCAGGGTCAGGGCGTCGCCCGCCCGCGCCACCCGCACCGCGACGGGCGCGCCGGGCGCGTGCTTCATCGCGTTGGTGAGCGACTCCTGCAGGATCCGGCCGGCCGCCTGGTCGACGGCGACCGGCATCGGCGGCGGATCGCCCTCGAGCGTCACCGAGAGCCCGAGCTCGCGCGCTCGGTCGAGTATGCCGTCGGCGTCGGTGAGCCGGTCGGGTGCTGCGGGTGGATCGCCGCCCGAGCGCAGCACGAGGATCATCGAGCGCATCTGCTCGAGGCTGCGGAGGCTCGCGGCGCGGATGGTCTCGAGCGACGCTCGCGCGGGTGCGGGCGCGGCGAGCGCCGCCTCGGTGTGGATCGCGATCGCGGCGAGCTCGCTCGCGATCGCGTCGTGGAGGTCTCGCGCCATGCGCGAGCGCTCCTCGCGCACCGCGCCGTGCTGCTCGAGGGCGGCGAGCTGCGCCAGGTCGTCCGCCCGCTGCGCCTCGAGGGCGGCGCGCGCCCGCTCGCGCTGCACCGCGAGGCCCCACCAGTAGGGCGTCGCGAGCACCGCGAAGAGCGAGAGGGCCGCGAGCACCGCCTGGCGCGCGTCGCCGGTGAGCGCGAACGTCAGCAGCGTGCCCACGACCGCGACCGCGGCGACGAGCAGCAGCAGCGCGCGCCGCCCGCGGTCGCTCGTGTGCAGCGTCGCGGCGTGCAGCAGGTCGATGAGCACGAGCAGCATGCCGAGGCTGCCGCCGAGCGCGAGGTCGACGGCGAAGAGCGCCGTGCCGGCGGCGAGGGCGCGCAGCGGCGCGCGCCGCTTCGCGAGCATCACCGTGCAGGCGACCGGCAGCAGGAGCGCCTGCAGCCCGACCGCGAGCTCGGGCAGCACGAGCGGTGCGGCCAGCACGCTCGAGATGTCGAGCGCGAGGAAGAGCCAGCCGAGCGCCAGCGTCGCGGCCGCCGTGAGCGGCACGCTCCACGCGCGGAGGCGCGCGATCAGCGGATGCGGGGCGTCGACCATGCCCTCATTCCAGCACGGCGCCTGCCCGCGCGCCGTCGGCCGAAGGATGTACGCGCGCGCGGCAGCTCGCGACCTTCGGGCGACGCGCGCGCAGGGCGGCCGCCGCGAGGGTCGGAGCGTGGAACCTGCTCTCGCCCTCTCCCTCGGCGCGCTCGCGCTCATCGACAGCCTCAGCATCGGCACGCTGCTCATCCCGCTGTTCTTCCTGCTGACGCCCGGCCGGCTGCGTGTCGTGCGCGTGCTCGTGTACCTCGCGACCATCGCGGCGTTCCACCTCGCGGTCGGCTTCGTGCTCTCGTTCGGCGCGGGCTGGTTCACGAGCGCCCTCGAGGCGATGAGCGAGAGTCAGCCGCTCCTCTGGGTGCAGCTCGTGCTGGGCGCGGCGCTGCTCGGCGGAGCCCTGCTCCTCGGCCGACCGGCGCCGAAGCCGGGCTCGCCCGAGGCCGCGGCGATCCTCGAGCGGCCGCCCGGTCGGCTCGCCGGCTGGCGCGACGCGGCGATGGATGGGCGGGGCACGGGAGCGCTCGTCGGCGTCGCGCTCGGCGCCGGCGCGCTCGAGCTGGCGACGATGCTGCCGTACCTCGCGGCCATCGGCCTCGTGTCGCAGGAGGACCTGCCGGTGCCGCTCCTCCTCGCGGTGCTCGCGGCCTACTGCGCCGTGATGATCGCGCCGGCGCTCCTGCTCCTCGCGGGGCGCGTGCTGCTGCGCCGGCTCGTGGAGCCGCCGCTCTCGCGGCTCACGCAGTGGCTCCAGCTCAACAGCGCCGAGAACACCGCGTGGATCGTCGGCATCGTCGGCTTCCTGCTCGCGCGCGACGCCGCGAGCAGGCTCGCGCTCTTCGAGCAGTCGGGCCTCGCCGGTCTGCTGCCGTAGCGCCCGGGGACGAGGGGGGGGGGCGGCACGCCGCGCGCCGACGGTTCTTTTGAATCGTTCACGATAGCGATAGGGTGAGGGCATGACGGATGCCGAGCTGCTGCGGGAGCACGGGCTGCGCGTGACGCAGCCCCGGCTCGCGGTGCTCGGCGCGCTCGACGCGCTGCCGCACGCGGACGCCGATGCGCTCCATCGCGAGCTCGTCGCCGCCGGCGGCGAGATCTCGGTGCAGTCGGTGCACAACGTGCTCGGCGACCTCACGGCGGCCGGGCTCGTGCGCCGCTTCGAGCCCGCGCGCTCGGCGGCGCGCTACGAGCGCCGCATCGGCGACAACCACCACCACGCCGTGTGCGAGCGGTGCGGCCGGGTCGACGACGTCGACTGCGTCGTCGGCGAGGCGCCCTGCCTGCACGCCGACGCCCCGCCGGGCTTCGCCGTCGCGGCGGCCGAGGTGACGTTCGTCGGCCTGTGCGCCGACTGCGTCGCGGCCGGCGCCGCCGCGCCCCCCGTGCCGACGGCCTGACCGCCGGCCGCACCCGCAGCACCCGGGCGACGACGCCCATCCGCTCGCCGCACGAGCGCGCGCGGCTCCGCCGCGCCCTGGACCACCTGCCAACCACGAACACGAGACGAGAAGGACGAGGACGACATGACGACTCCCACCACCAACAGCGTCGGCACCCCGATCGCGAGCGACGCGCATTCGCAGTCCGTCGGCGCCGACGGCGCCATCGCGCTGACCGACCACTACCTGGTCGAGAAGCTCGCCCACTTCAACCGCGAGCGCGTGCCGGAGCGCGTCGTGCACGCCAAGGGCGGCGGCGCATACGGCACGTTCGTCACGACCCACGACGTGAGCGCGTACACCCGCGCCGCCCTCTTCCAGCCGGGCGTCGAGACCGAGCTGCTCGCGCGCTTCTCGACCGTCGCCGGC is a genomic window containing:
- a CDS encoding Fur family transcriptional regulator; the protein is MTDAELLREHGLRVTQPRLAVLGALDALPHADADALHRELVAAGGEISVQSVHNVLGDLTAAGLVRRFEPARSAARYERRIGDNHHHAVCERCGRVDDVDCVVGEAPCLHADAPPGFAVAAAEVTFVGLCADCVAAGAAAPPVPTA
- a CDS encoding sensor histidine kinase encodes the protein MVDAPHPLIARLRAWSVPLTAAATLALGWLFLALDISSVLAAPLVLPELAVGLQALLLPVACTVMLAKRRAPLRALAAGTALFAVDLALGGSLGMLLVLIDLLHAATLHTSDRGRRALLLLVAAVAVVGTLLTFALTGDARQAVLAALSLFAVLATPYWWGLAVQRERARAALEAQRADDLAQLAALEQHGAVREERSRMARDLHDAIASELAAIAIHTEAALAAPAPARASLETIRAASLRSLEQMRSMILVLRSGGDPPAAPDRLTDADGILDRARELGLSVTLEGDPPPMPVAVDQAAGRILQESLTNAMKHAPGAPVAVRVARAGDALTLRIDSAMDAAGAFAPPPSAGLGVRMMRERAAALGGDLTAGPDAGGGARWTVRATLPLHA
- a CDS encoding response regulator transcription factor — encoded protein: MTDAPRVLIADDHAAIRGGLRLLLEAAGVDVVGEAGDGRAAVRNARTLRPDVVLMDVRMPGTDGIAATRAILEEGSAHVLVLTTFDLDEYVFGALRAGAAGFLLKSADAATLVDAVRRVARGEGVMAPEVTRRVLDAFAATPEPAAAAPPAGVAELTARERDVLAGLGAGLSNAELAERLGISAATAKTHVSRVLGKLGCTSRLQASIVAREAGLAG
- a CDS encoding GAP family protein produces the protein MEPALALSLGALALIDSLSIGTLLIPLFFLLTPGRLRVVRVLVYLATIAAFHLAVGFVLSFGAGWFTSALEAMSESQPLLWVQLVLGAALLGGALLLGRPAPKPGSPEAAAILERPPGRLAGWRDAAMDGRGTGALVGVALGAGALELATMLPYLAAIGLVSQEDLPVPLLLAVLAAYCAVMIAPALLLLAGRVLLRRLVEPPLSRLTQWLQLNSAENTAWIVGIVGFLLARDAASRLALFEQSGLAGLLP
- a CDS encoding amidohydrolase, whose translation is MTLESHRPFIEDLYRELHASPELSNREHRSAARMAELLRGLGFEVHEQVGEATGVVGILRRGEGPTVLVRADMDALPVTEAEQVPYRSTVTDQLDGQTVGVMHACGHDTHMAGLQGALHVLVDQDDWSGTIVAVFQPAEEVMQGAAGMQDALRELLPGGIDVALGQHVMPGAAGEVQTAAGPIMAASDHFIVTVRGRGGHGSQPEKTIDPIVLAASMVLRLQTIVSREVAPAERAVLTIGTFHAGNKQNIIPDQARFEINIRTFEPAVRQRMIAAIERIVQGECQVAGAPPALIETGDIAPLTINDADAAARVGAAFDAEFGEAHVPSPQYLGSEDFSYLPAVWGAPYVFWMYGGFDPQLVAEARERGTFDQDVPSNHAPNFIPVLQPTLDTATRAMVAAVRAFLA
- a CDS encoding YciI family protein; the protein is MPLFMISFPSGEMQLDEGGLQAAADDAHAVVREAKAAGVWVFGGGIDESVRPTLVSADGREEEGTYPQTARLEGGYTIIDVPSRADAVHWAAKTAAACRCRQELRQFQDDPESLP